Genomic segment of Helicobacter enhydrae:
CGTTTTGAATATTTTTTCTTTTCCATATTTCACTCCTAGAATGGGATTTCGTCATCATCAATATTGATTTCAGGAATATTTTGCGTATATTGATGATTTGGTGTTGGGTTATGTTGAGCGTAATTGGCACTTGTGTAGTCCTCTTGAGGCGGCGTATCGTTATTGCGTGGAGCATACGAGCCATTGTCTGCACGCGTGTCAAGCATTTGCATAGCCTCTGCGGTGATGATGTGTCTAGAACGCTTCGCTCCAGTTTGGTCTGTCCAACTCTCAAAAGTCAAACGCCCCTCAATCAAAATCTTGCTCCCCTTCCTAAGATACTGATTGGCAACTTCTGCAGTGCGTCCAAATAGCTTCGCATCCACGAAACAAGTTTCATCGCCTTGTGTGCCATCTTGTTTTTTGTAGCGACGATTTGAAGCGATACCAAGTGTCGCAATCGCACTGCCACTAGGCAAATACCTCAACTCCACATCACGCGTTAGATTCCCAACAATAATCACTTTGTTATACATATTCCAACCTTTGGGTTATACCTCTTGTGTTGCCACTGCAGTTTCTACAGCCTCTGTTTCTTGTTTCGCTGTTTCTCGCGGAGGCTTAGACTCTTCTTTTTTGGGTTTTTTGGCATATTTTGCAGGATTGTTGGCTTTATCCACCAAAGTTTCCCAAGCTTTTTGCTCTTTTTTGCTCACATATTTGATCACAATAAATCGCAAAACATCTTCGTTGATTCTATAAAGTCTCTCAAGCTCTAGAATCAATGCAGGCTCTGCCTTGAAATAAATCACAAAATAATAACCGCGTTTGTTTTTCTTGATTTCATAGGCAAGGTTTCTCATACCCATATCAAGGCAAGTTTCAATCGCACCGCCATTTTTTGTAATCGCCTCTTTGTAAAACTCGATCTTAGCCTTTATCTCTTCTTCTGTGAGAGTGGGCTTGAGGATAAACATCGTTTCATAATGTTTCATTAAAGCTCCTTGTGGATTTTTAGCCTAATTGATGATCAATCAGGCAAGGTCTTTTTAAAATAAAAAGCTCGGCATTTTAGCGTAAAATTTCTTGAAGTTTATTTAAAGCGATGATTGCGTTCAACGCCTTGCCCTTACCCGCAAAGATTGCCAATCTCCAATCTAGCAAAGCCTCAAAGATATGTTGATATTGCCACTCACGCAAAGAACTTGCCTCACGCGTATATCTCTCTGCGATATGTCTTGGCGGGATGTAGCCCAAAATCTCTTTGAGGTCGATGTTACCGCTGATACGCATATGGGCAAAAATTACAAAAAGTCGATAAAAATAAGAAGCGATCGCATTGAGCAATTCCATTTCATCGAGCCCCTCTTCCTCAAGCTGGGCATAGATAGGGAGGACTTGTTTTTTTTCTAGCAATGCTTTGAGCAAATCATCAAATTCTAGATTGCCTAGACTAGAGCAAAGTGCGTCGATGTCTTTGTGCGTGATTTGGTGGTTGTAATGGCTGAATTTTTCAAGCTCTTTGAGGGCAATGCCGAGGTCTCCGTTTTGGAGGTTGAGGAGATAGGTGAGGGTTTGCCCACTGATTTGGAGCTGGTGTTCTTTGGCTTTTTGTGCAAGTATTAGCTGGGATTCTTGCAGGCTGGGTTTGAAGAAACGCACTTCAATCGCACCCGCTCCATTGAAAGCACTTGCCATTTCTTTGCAGTCTTTGGAGTATTCTCCGCTGGTTCTGGCTTCATTGTGATAAAACTCGATGAGCAAAAAATTGTCCGTATTGCTTTGTGTGGCTTTCACTAGTGCTTGTAGCTCTTTTTTGGAAATCTTTTTGTCTATTTTTAGAATCACAAGAGTGCGATCTCCAAAAAGCGAGGATTGCCCCAAAAGACTAAGCACCAAAGCATAATCATATTCGCCAAAATAAAATTTTGAAATATTTTCTGGCTGTGTTGTTTGCTTGGCGATTTGAGACGCATAGTGTTGGATCCAAAAAACCCCATCGCCATAGAGTAGCGTGGCATTTGGCGTCTGTGTTTTCAAAAAATTCTCTAACTCTTGTCTTCTCATTTTGGGTTCTTTAGAAACCTAAGCAGTTTTTGCACATATTTTGCAATAAACGGGAAATGATAGGCTAGTCTAGTTTTAAGTTTCGCATAAGGCAAAAGTCGAGCGAGATCTTGTTTTTTTGCCAAAGTGGGGTTTTCAAGCCAGCAAGACACAGGAGCTTGGGCACAGCTTTTTAAGCAACGCTTAACTAAGGGATGGATTGCAATTAGCTCTTGTTGATCTAGGAGAGAAAGCAAATAATTGCAATTTGTTTGATAGGATTTAAATATTAAATCATTAGGATGTTTCCAAAAAGTTTCTATACAAGAGATAGAGCCTTGTCTTTGGCGGTATAAAAATACACCATCAAAAAAAGAAATTTTATCTGCGGCAAGAAAGAGTTGGAAGCCAAAAATAAGATCTTCATTGATAATCCCTTCGATAAATCTTAAGTCATTATCCTGCACAAGTTTCATTTTTATCCCCCCCCCCCCCAACTAAAAGCAAAATAATTTCCTTCGATTGAAGCAAGATATTCCATCGCTCTACAACTTGAGTCTTGCCTTGTGTATCTTTCCAATGGTTTGCCTTCTTCGCTTATAAACTGCACTCCCCCCAGCAATATATCTGCATCAGGATATTTTGTGGCATTTTCTACCATAGAGACCAAAAAACCTTCACCTATCATATCATCAGAATCAAGAAAAACTAGAATATCATCTCTTTTTGGATTATTTTTCAACACTTCTTCAATTCCGGCATTTCTTGCACTGCTCAAACCTCCATTTTCTTTGCAAATCAAAGTGATGTGTGAATGGTTTAGATATTTTTTGGCAATCTCTCCACTCTTGTCTGTGCTTCCATCATTCACTAAAATGATTGAGGTATTTTGATAGCTTTGATGAAGTATGGATTGAATGCAATCTTGAAGATATTTTTCAACATTATAAAATGGAACAACAACATAAATATGTGGTTTCATTTCTGTCCTTTGTGTTTTGTGTGGATGGTTTTTATCATTCTAGCATATCTTTGAAGTGTTGCAAAACCCCAAATGCCTTTGGTTTTCTCTACAATGGGGTTTGCAGAAACTTGTTGCCAAATGTTGTGTGCCAATGCCTTGAGGCTTGGCTTGATTCTGTTTTTGAAATTGGCTTGAGAGGCTCTATACTCTTTGGTGATTGTTGAGTTGTCGAATCTTGGCTTGAATGAAGCACGGATTCTTGGTTTTTCAAATTTGATGAAATCTTGCTTGAGATTGCTTTTTCAAAAGCACACTTTCTAATCACCAAATCCAACTTTGCTTTTTCTCTATAAGGGGGACAAGGGGGTTTATTGCGAGGCACCCCCCTTATCCCCCTTAAAATCCCCCAAACCCCTGCCCGCTTTTTGTGTGACAACACAACGATAGAGTGCAATGTTTGAGTTTGATTCTTGTTTGTTGTTTTGTTGATTTGATTTTAGATTTATTGATTTGATTCTAGTTTTTGCATTTATTTCTTAGAATCTTTAGAATCTCCATAAAAACCCCTGATCAATTTATAAACCCAACTACTTCAAAAAATCAATAGGAAACCGCTTCCCAAACCAACCTTGTAGAACCAAAAAAGATTCTAAGTCAATGTAATCTTGAACAAGCCTTGCTAATGCAATGCTGGGGTTATGGGGGTTGTTAAGGGGGATAAGGGGAACGCTGCTATAAGTTCCCCTTGCCCCCCTTAAGAGAGATCCTAGAGGATTCTAGAATTGTATAAAGGGTGGTTTGCTCAAGCCAACTTTAAAAGAAAGAATCCAAGTCGTGCTTGAAAACTAGAAAAAGTGCTTTTGCAAAACAAAGCCCCAAAAAGAGAGCAGGCAAACCAAGAATCGCCAAAACCATACTTTTGCAAAAAGATCCTGAAACCACCGCTACCCCTCTGTAGCTTATCTGAACCTTAAAAGAAAATGATATGTTTTTGCACTTTTTTAATTTCAGTAACCTTTCATTAACTTTTGTTATACAATGAATCCACTTTAAGAAAAAATCAAGAAAGGATTTCCTATGACACGAGACATAAGAAACACCAAACCAAACACTTCATCTTTTTTCAAACCCATTGTGGCTAGTTCTTTGGCATTGGCATTGAGTGTGAGTGGGGCGAGTGGGGCTGGGGATTGCAACCCCTCTGACGATGAGGCACAGATTTGCACAGGGATGGGTGCTACAAGCGACTTGACAAAAGTAACTTTGCCTTTAAAAATTAGTGGGGGAGGCAATGAGAGTTTTAAATTTATAGAATCAGGTGGCTTCCATCAACCGCAACTCATATCAAATGGCAGCCCTACCACATCAACCTTAGTGGAAACACTGACTTTTCAATTTGGCAATGACGCACAAGTCAAAGCAACAAAAGATAGCAACAAAGTGACTATCGCAGGAAAAACAGGGGATACGCACTTATTCCTAGGCACAGGAACCAAGGGCTTGAAAATGGGGAGTGGGACAGGCACTCTAATTTTTGATTTTACTAACACCACAGGTTCAGATAATCATACTATGACACTCAATTTGGGCACTGGCACCGACACAGACAAACAGGTTTCTTTGTTGGGCAATATTGAAGTCATAGGCAAGGCAAAAGCAAAAGCAAAAGCAAAAGCAAAAGCAAAGGATGATACTAGTCAAGACACATTTGAAGCACAACTCAAAGGCAATATCAAAGGAAACATCTCTGTTGGCTCTGGAGCACAATCCAACAAAAAATACAATCTCAAAAGCCTTTTTGATTTTATTGAAGTAGCAGGACAAATGCAAGAAGCTATCATCGATGGCACAATCGCAACAAATGGAAATGGTGTAGAAACAGAATTAGCCTTTCATAAAAATGGGACAATCAAAGGCAATATCACCACAGCCCCAGAGAGTAAAACCAACATCACTCTCAAAAAAGACAGCTCTACCCTCACACTAGGTGGAGGAAATAACACAATCACTAAGCTTGACTTAGATTCAGGTGTTACTCAAGCTACTCTTAAACTCACAGGAGGCAAAGGCGAAACTAGAGATTCTAGCAGCACAAAACCCATAGATCAACAAACAACGATTTATCAAGTTACAAATGGTAACAAACTCGAAGTGAAGTTTGACAAAAACGAATCGCACCTCACTATCGGCAAAGCAGATGATAGCGTGGATAATCAACTCAAAGCCCTAAAATTTGGGGCTAATACAAAAGGAACACTTATCGTTGCGGGTAAAAGCACCACAATCACTCAAGCAGTGAGTGTTGCAGATACTCAAACCCTCGATCTCAGAGTCACAGGGCAAAGACTCGCTCTAACTAATGCACTCAAAACCACAGGTAGTGGAATCATCAATGCCTATCTTACTGGAAGTGGAGAGAATCAAGGAATCCTTGAACTTGCAGCAGGAGAAAACAAAATCACTAGACTAGGAATCGTTGAAAGCCCACTTGAAAATAATAAAAACACTCCAAGATACGGAACACTACTTCTAAAATCAGGCAATACAACGATTGCACAAGGTGTGAGTGTGACAAACAGCAAGCATACTCTAACGCTAAAGTTTGAAGGTGCAAGTCCCAATCTCACTCTAACAAACAACTTGACAAATAGCGATGGAAAAGCGGTGATTGATTTTAATGGAACAAGTGGAACACTTACTAGCTCAATCAACACTAGCACTGCTACAGACAAAAATCCAAAGGCAAAAGCCACCACCACTATCAAAGTCGCTAGTGGAAAAAGTGGAACTATCGCTGGCAGTATCACCGCAAAAAATGGTGGAGAAAACAATATTAGCTTCACAAATGAGGCTGGAGGTGGTGGTGGTCCAACACTCACTCTCAAAGGAGCAAAAAACCAAATCAATGAAGTTACGCTTGATAAAAGTGTCACAAACGCCACTCTTATACTCACGACAAATGGCGGTGGCACAAAAAATGAAACCACAATCTTCAAACAATTAAATGGAGAAAAGCTCACCATCCAACTAGGAGGCGACTCCACCCTTACTTTGAATCCAACCAACATCATTTCAAATGAAACAATAAACAACACAATCAAACAACTTATACTCAACAATGGAAGTAGCGGAAGCAATACCGGGAAACTTGTCCTTACAAGAGGCACAACCACAATCACAGATGCCACTACGCTCACTAATGCCAATGATTCTCTTACTTTGGAGTTAAAAGGCGAGGGCAATGGCAACACAACTCTCACTCTCAAAAACGATCTCAAAAAAGGTAATAGTGTCACTAATGCAACAATCAATGTCAATCTCATATCAGCATTAGGTTCTGCAACCTTGAAACTTCAAGGAAGCCAAAATACTATCACCACACTAACAGCGGAGAATCCAAACTCTATATTGCTTTTGGAGGACAAAACAACTCCAGAAGCTCAAACCACCACCATTGATAGTATTGTGAATAACAATTTGCAAGTCAAATCCACTGCTACAACTTCCACACTAAAACTCAATAACTCTACGCAAGCTACAATCAAAAGCCTTGCACTAGGAAATGGCGAAACAGGAGGTAATGCCAAAAACACAAATTTCACTTTAGAACAAAGTGGAACTGGGCATAGCACCATCACAGAAGCCATCGCAGTGAATGGTGGGAACAAACTCACGATCAAACTTTCAGGCGATAATGCAAAATTAACCTCTGCAGGTGGCGTAACCAACAACGCCCCTGCTACAGCCCATACAACGATTAGTTTTGCAGGGACAAATGGAACTTTTGATGGAACACTCACTACAAGTAATGGGGCATTGAGTGAAGTTAAAGTGGATAAGGGCAAATCTGGAATCATTACCAAAAATGTTACTACTAGTGGTAGTGGGCAAAATAAAATCATTTTCAACAATGAGGGTAGTGAAACAAGTGAATCCACCCTTACTTTGCGAGGCAATGATAATCAATTCAAAAGCCTTACATTAGATCATACAACAGCCACCCTCACCACAGAAGGCACAAAAACAACGATTACAGATGAAGTGAATGTTGGAAGTGGTAAAACCCTCAATCTCAACATTGGCTCTAGCACCAAAACCGATTCTGCAACACTCACCCTAACAAATAATCTTGAGAATAATGGAGCAGGGCTTAATATCACATTCACTGGCAATGGCACACTTGATAGCACGATCACCACAAAGGCAAATAAAACCACAATCAAGGTTGAAGCAAACAAATCAGGAACAATCACCAAAGCAGTAACTACTGAAAATGGTGGAGAAAATGAAATCACTCTCAACAATGGCTCTACCCTCACTTTGCAAGGCACAGA
This window contains:
- a CDS encoding glycosyltransferase family A protein, with the protein product MKPHIYVVVPFYNVEKYLQDCIQSILHQSYQNTSIILVNDGSTDKSGEIAKKYLNHSHITLICKENGGLSSARNAGIEEVLKNNPKRDDILVFLDSDDMIGEGFLVSMVENATKYPDADILLGGVQFISEEGKPLERYTRQDSSCRAMEYLASIEGNYFAFSWGGGG
- a CDS encoding autotransporter outer membrane beta-barrel domain-containing protein is translated as MTRDIRNTKPNTSSFFKPIVASSLALALSVSGASGAGDCNPSDDEAQICTGMGATSDLTKVTLPLKISGGGNESFKFIESGGFHQPQLISNGSPTTSTLVETLTFQFGNDAQVKATKDSNKVTIAGKTGDTHLFLGTGTKGLKMGSGTGTLIFDFTNTTGSDNHTMTLNLGTGTDTDKQVSLLGNIEVIGKAKAKAKAKAKAKDDTSQDTFEAQLKGNIKGNISVGSGAQSNKKYNLKSLFDFIEVAGQMQEAIIDGTIATNGNGVETELAFHKNGTIKGNITTAPESKTNITLKKDSSTLTLGGGNNTITKLDLDSGVTQATLKLTGGKGETRDSSSTKPIDQQTTIYQVTNGNKLEVKFDKNESHLTIGKADDSVDNQLKALKFGANTKGTLIVAGKSTTITQAVSVADTQTLDLRVTGQRLALTNALKTTGSGIINAYLTGSGENQGILELAAGENKITRLGIVESPLENNKNTPRYGTLLLKSGNTTIAQGVSVTNSKHTLTLKFEGASPNLTLTNNLTNSDGKAVIDFNGTSGTLTSSINTSTATDKNPKAKATTTIKVASGKSGTIAGSITAKNGGENNISFTNEAGGGGGPTLTLKGAKNQINEVTLDKSVTNATLILTTNGGGTKNETTIFKQLNGEKLTIQLGGDSTLTLNPTNIISNETINNTIKQLILNNGSSGSNTGKLVLTRGTTTITDATTLTNANDSLTLELKGEGNGNTTLTLKNDLKKGNSVTNATINVNLISALGSATLKLQGSQNTITTLTAENPNSILLLEDKTTPEAQTTTIDSIVNNNLQVKSTATTSTLKLNNSTQATIKSLALGNGETGGNAKNTNFTLEQSGTGHSTITEAIAVNGGNKLTIKLSGDNAKLTSAGGVTNNAPATAHTTISFAGTNGTFDGTLTTSNGALSEVKVDKGKSGIITKNVTTSGSGQNKIIFNNEGSETSESTLTLRGNDNQFKSLTLDHTTATLTTEGTKTTITDEVNVGSGKTLNLNIGSSTKTDSATLTLTNNLENNGAGLNITFTGNGTLDSTITTKANKTTIKVEANKSGTITKAVTTENGGENEITLNNGSTLTLQGTENKIKALALSSTGNPTGTLITDTTNTTTTIADAVSVGANKALKLEVKGEKLSFTNNLKAEGGKVGVTLNGERGKGILEVKGENNTLTSLTAKQYGKLLLTGNGTAKATTITGNATGENLEVSFGNQTSLTLQGANNQIKTLTLGTTNPTTATLNLKGANTTIETQVSVGENKTLNLNIGSSTGNNSTLTLTGGLENGGTAKVTFAGSNSKFDGAINTLANKTTTIEVAEGKAGIITKAISGAGENTITLKNGSALTLQGANNQIKTLTLGTGSPTGTLNLEGANTTIETQVSVTDTQTLNLNIGSNAKADSATLTLTGNLTNNGTTNLTFTGNGTLDSTITTQASKATAIEVSAGKAGIITKAISGDGANNITLNNDSTLTLQGNNSIATTSVAGATLRLTGGTKTTIQTLNGNDKSLIDLASGTYPAKTREASPTNTAHNFNLLTIGETSGTGTGLASSNLTFQVFVDPSAKQGATDSKIGGEATKAESPYGHAYSDRIVVHKVEGTQVSENLQVIIDPLKISKITYQGGGTTTDGNIAVATVKSTTGAPSVPLVDFTIQNLDIGGETIKVITRQQPTDEHGKITASNGYITYFLDNFITLGASPTTQKIISSALTLNYDLFVANFNSINKRLGEVRNNPHTQGVWARVFGGNQESDFGIGSQSTYVTLQSGYDYALDLENAKNYVGVALAYARSQGTSRKATSGDKIVSLDGINSQAFEIAVYSSYVSQVGLYNDTIAKFAYITSDFQISSSATKSQIDNIALLLSNEVGYRYAFGATQDWFIDPQAEVGLGYLNPSRFNAKPDRNTLEATQANILVLRSRAGTSLGKEFRGEKWATSLYVGGFYEYDALLGGKNNIKFLHSGSQSIAESYGSNGRVVLNLGANVQIKESTRVYMDFEKSFGDKFRTRYQVNLGARYSFGEAVAKEQEQEKTQENKAPLKIENTSDSAN
- the rpsF gene encoding 30S ribosomal protein S6, which codes for MKHYETMFILKPTLTEEEIKAKIEFYKEAITKNGGAIETCLDMGMRNLAYEIKKNKRGYYFVIYFKAEPALILELERLYRINEDVLRFIVIKYVSKKEQKAWETLVDKANNPAKYAKKPKKEESKPPRETAKQETEAVETAVATQEV
- a CDS encoding single-stranded DNA-binding protein, which encodes MYNKVIIVGNLTRDVELRYLPSGSAIATLGIASNRRYKKQDGTQGDETCFVDAKLFGRTAEVANQYLRKGSKILIEGRLTFESWTDQTGAKRSRHIITAEAMQMLDTRADNGSYAPRNNDTPPQEDYTSANYAQHNPTPNHQYTQNIPEINIDDDEIPF
- the holA gene encoding DNA polymerase III subunit delta — protein: MRRQELENFLKTQTPNATLLYGDGVFWIQHYASQIAKQTTQPENISKFYFGEYDYALVLSLLGQSSLFGDRTLVILKIDKKISKKELQALVKATQSNTDNFLLIEFYHNEARTSGEYSKDCKEMASAFNGAGAIEVRFFKPSLQESQLILAQKAKEHQLQISGQTLTYLLNLQNGDLGIALKELEKFSHYNHQITHKDIDALCSSLGNLEFDDLLKALLEKKQVLPIYAQLEEEGLDEMELLNAIASYFYRLFVIFAHMRISGNIDLKEILGYIPPRHIAERYTREASSLREWQYQHIFEALLDWRLAIFAGKGKALNAIIALNKLQEILR